One genomic region from Leptospira tipperaryensis encodes:
- a CDS encoding pyridoxal phosphate-dependent aminotransferase: MDLSAKRLNVIEPSPTLVITAKANELKKKGEDIVSFGAGEPDFETPSHIKDAAKKAIDKGMTRYTAVSGTVELKEAIVTKFKRDNGLDYEKNQIIIGTGGKQVIYNYFLATLNAGDEVIIPAPYWVSYADIVRLAEGVPVIVQTTPESNFQITPEQLKKAITSKTKCLILNSPSNPTGAAYSRKDLEALGEVVLANGIQVMSDDIYEKIVYDGFVFSNLAMISPELKKQTFVINGVSKTYSMTGWRIGYGAGDIGIIKNMETIQSQSTSNASSISQAAAEAAIGGDQACVEEMRKAFEQRRNTIVSLLNAIPGVNCKNPQGAFYVFPYLNDVYKTPGFERLKKESSETSLSKLFCSVLLEKYKVAAVPGIAFGEDNALRLSYPMGEADIKRGVERIAEMIRDLSK; this comes from the coding sequence ATGGATCTCAGCGCAAAAAGGCTGAACGTCATCGAGCCCTCTCCTACGCTCGTAATCACCGCGAAAGCGAACGAGTTGAAAAAAAAAGGAGAGGACATTGTAAGTTTCGGAGCCGGAGAACCGGACTTTGAAACCCCGTCCCATATCAAAGACGCAGCGAAGAAGGCGATTGATAAGGGAATGACGCGTTATACGGCTGTTTCCGGAACTGTGGAACTCAAAGAAGCGATCGTAACCAAGTTCAAAAGAGACAACGGTCTGGATTATGAAAAAAATCAGATCATCATCGGAACCGGCGGAAAACAGGTTATCTATAATTACTTTCTTGCGACGTTAAACGCGGGAGACGAGGTCATCATTCCCGCTCCGTATTGGGTGAGTTATGCGGACATCGTACGTCTTGCGGAAGGTGTTCCTGTGATCGTTCAAACTACTCCGGAAAGTAATTTTCAAATTACTCCCGAGCAGTTGAAAAAAGCGATCACATCGAAAACAAAATGTCTGATCCTCAATTCTCCTTCCAATCCTACGGGAGCCGCTTATTCGAGAAAGGACTTGGAAGCCCTCGGTGAAGTCGTTCTTGCGAATGGAATTCAAGTGATGAGCGACGATATCTATGAAAAGATCGTCTACGACGGTTTTGTATTTTCCAATCTCGCGATGATTTCTCCCGAACTCAAAAAACAAACCTTCGTGATCAACGGGGTTTCTAAAACGTATTCTATGACCGGATGGAGAATCGGTTACGGGGCAGGAGACATCGGCATTATTAAGAATATGGAAACGATTCAGAGTCAGTCTACTTCCAATGCTTCTTCCATTTCTCAAGCCGCTGCGGAGGCTGCTATCGGCGGGGATCAAGCCTGCGTGGAAGAAATGAGAAAAGCGTTTGAACAAAGAAGAAATACAATCGTTTCCCTTTTGAACGCAATTCCCGGAGTGAATTGTAAGAATCCACAGGGGGCTTTCTACGTATTTCCCTATCTAAACGACGTCTACAAAACTCCCGGTTTTGAAAGACTCAAGAAAGAATCTTCGGAAACGTCTTTGAGTAAACTTTTCTGCAGTGTTCTATTAGAAAAGTATAAAGTAGCAGCGGTTCCCGGAATCGCCTTTGGAGAAGACAACGCACTCAGACTTTCTTATCCGATGGGTGAAGCCGACATCAAACGCGGCGTGGAAAGAATTGCGGAAATGATAAGGGATCTGAGCAAGTAA
- a CDS encoding alpha/beta fold hydrolase, giving the protein MSAVDLYSRKIPFQNEKFSKPICGPIVVLHGLFGSSKNWPTVGDFLSKYSDVYLMDLRNHGDSPHAVEHSLASMVEDVEVWVSKNSIVDPVFLGHSMGGLVTMGFALKNPEIPSALLIQDIVPKDYPLRYDLEFECLRTDVSKFKTRQEIDEALSKILPNAFIRNFLEMNLERMESGGYRWKLNVSAIEGSPRLLQDFFQKYSEIPFLKKTNFLIGGASEYFLTEDIPVAKRFFPNSTFYRIPEGDHYIHFTKAAEYKRILESILEQKDDSEFLVK; this is encoded by the coding sequence ATGTCTGCAGTAGATCTATATTCCCGCAAAATCCCATTTCAAAACGAAAAATTTTCTAAACCGATCTGCGGACCTATCGTAGTTCTTCACGGACTTTTTGGTTCTTCCAAAAACTGGCCGACGGTCGGGGATTTCCTAAGTAAATATTCAGACGTCTATTTGATGGATCTTCGCAATCACGGAGATTCTCCCCACGCTGTCGAACATTCTCTCGCGTCCATGGTCGAGGACGTCGAGGTTTGGGTTTCTAAGAATTCCATTGTCGATCCGGTCTTTCTCGGTCATTCGATGGGTGGTCTTGTTACGATGGGATTTGCGCTCAAAAATCCGGAAATTCCTTCCGCTCTTTTGATTCAGGACATCGTTCCCAAAGACTATCCTCTTCGATACGATCTGGAATTTGAATGTCTACGAACCGACGTATCGAAGTTCAAAACGAGACAGGAAATCGATGAAGCCCTTTCTAAAATTCTTCCAAACGCGTTTATCCGAAACTTTTTAGAAATGAATCTGGAAAGAATGGAATCCGGCGGTTATCGATGGAAGTTAAACGTGTCAGCGATCGAAGGATCTCCCCGTTTACTTCAGGATTTTTTTCAAAAGTATTCCGAGATACCTTTTCTCAAAAAAACGAACTTTCTGATCGGAGGAGCCTCCGAATACTTTTTAACGGAAGATATTCCCGTTGCAAAAAGATTCTTTCCGAATTCTACATTCTATAGAATCCCGGAAGGGGATCATTATATCCATTTCACAAAGGCCGCCGAATACAAAAGAATCTTAGAATCTATTTTGGAACAGAAAGACGA